In the genome of Phycisphaerales bacterium, the window CGGAGGCGTTATGATGCGAAAGTGACGGGGGCCCTGACCAGCCGCGTCGATGCAGCTGAGCACGAAAGGAGTACGCCGTGAACCGATCCGCGTGTCTGTGCCTGATGCTCGCCTGTTCGATGATGACCGGAGCCGAAGCGCTCGCGCAGCGCGAGGATGACAAGGTCGCCAGCAGCCTGGCGGCGCGGCCGATTTCGACCCAGGTGCCCTTTGCCATCGAGTTCAATCCCGGCGGCGATGCGGTCGCCATCGGGACCGGCGACGGGCGCCTCATCGTCTGGTCGCCCCTCGACGGGCGCGAGTTCTCCATCCAGGATCATCGCTTCTGGACCTTCTGCGCCGCGTGGTCTGCCGATGGCTCGCGCCTCATCACCGGCGGAGGCGACGATGTGATCAACATCAGAAACGCGCGCACGCTCGATCTGGTCGGGACTCTCGAGGGCCACGGAGACGATGTGCACGGCATCGCGCTCTCGGCTGATAACCGCGTGCTCTACTCCGTCGGCGATGACATGATGCTCTTCGCGTGGGACATCGAGCGCGGCTCGCCGATCTACCGCATCAAGGCGCACGATGAGCAGATTCCATGCATCGCCATGAGCCCCGACGGCAAGACGCTGGCGACCGGCAGTCGCGACGACACGGTGAAGCTCTGGAACGCCGCGGATGGCAAACTGCTGCACACGTTCACCGGCCACCTCAACGACGTGCTCGACGTGGACTTCGGCCCTGATGGGCGAACGCTCGCGTCGGCCAGTTATGACACGACCATCATGCTCTGGGATGTTCCCGGCCGGTCGCGCCAGAGTGTGATCCGCGAGCACAAGGACCGGGTGTTTGCGGTGGAGTTCAGCCCGGATGGCAAGTCGCTCTGGTCCGGCGGCGAGGACAACGCGCTCGTTCAGACGCAACTCACGGGGGGCATGGCTTCGAGCCGCATCGTCGTCGGCGGCGACATCGCGCGCCTGGCCATCAGCCCGGACGGCAGCGCGCGGGCGTACACCTCCAGCGACGGCTACGCGCGCTGGACGACGCAACTGCCCGGGCAGGAGCAGTACACGCTGCACCAACTCCGAGTGGACCCCACGTCACCGCTGCTCGACCAGTAGCAGGATCGAAGCCAGCGCGAACAGTCAGATGAGGGGAAGCGTCCGCGGCAGGATTCGAACCTGCAACCTTCT includes:
- a CDS encoding WD40 repeat domain-containing protein, translated to MNRSACLCLMLACSMMTGAEALAQREDDKVASSLAARPISTQVPFAIEFNPGGDAVAIGTGDGRLIVWSPLDGREFSIQDHRFWTFCAAWSADGSRLITGGGDDVINIRNARTLDLVGTLEGHGDDVHGIALSADNRVLYSVGDDMMLFAWDIERGSPIYRIKAHDEQIPCIAMSPDGKTLATGSRDDTVKLWNAADGKLLHTFTGHLNDVLDVDFGPDGRTLASASYDTTIMLWDVPGRSRQSVIREHKDRVFAVEFSPDGKSLWSGGEDNALVQTQLTGGMASSRIVVGGDIARLAISPDGSARAYTSSDGYARWTTQLPGQEQYTLHQLRVDPTSPLLDQ